The sequence AACGCCTGTTTGGTATCGACTAATGGAGCCCAAGCAGTCCAACGCTATGTCGAACAAGTCGTTGTAGGCTGTTGTACGGACCGGTGAATACCCTCTGGGGACTTATTTCCGTCGGCTCGCCGCTCATTTTGGGGCTTGCGGTAAGGGCCGTCTCATCCCGAGGCATGGACCCTGGAGTCTGACATCCCGACACCACCGACCTTCTCGAGGCAGTTTCCGTGTGGGCTCGGGGCGAATCTCTGCGGTTCGGAACTTATTTGAGTCCGCGACGGGGTTCGCGCGAGTCGATGGGGCTCCTCACCCGCTTCGCAAGCCAGTGGGTGGCGGGCGAGACCCTCGACGATGCGCTACGCGTGGCGAAGGACGCGAACCGCCGCGGGATCGACGCCCTCGTCAACCACCTCGGAGAGCACTACCACGACAAGGCGAGTGTCGAGGCGACGACCCGGGAGTATCTCCGGCTGGTGTCCGCGATGCGCGTCCAAGGGATCCGCGGACATCTGAGCCTCAAACCGACCCAGTTCGGCGTGCTGATCGACCGGTCGTACGCCCTCGCGCAGATGGCCCCCGTCCTCGACGCGATGAAGGCGGACGGCCGCGTACTGTGGCTCGACATGGAGGGCTCGAACACGACGGACGACACGATCTGGATCGGCGAGAATCTGCGGACGTGGTACGATCGCGTCGGCATCTGCGTCCAGGCCAACTTGCGGCGGACTCCGGGCGACCTGAACTGGCTCCTCGACCGGGGCATTCGCGTGCGCCTCGTGAAAGGCGCATACAAGGAGAACCCGGACGTCGCCTTCCCGACGCGAACGGAGATCGACCGGGCGTACCTCGCCCTGCTCGAGACGTTGTTCGAACGGGGCCGAGATTTCGAGGTCGCGAGCCACGACGGGCGAATGGTCGACCGGGCCCTCGAGCTCGCGAGGGACCGTCCGACGCCGTTCGAGTTCGCGATGCTCCAGGGGGTGCGGGACCCGCTGAAGGACGAACTCGTGAAGCAGGGCCATCGCGTGGCCGAATACATCCCGTACGGCCCGAACTGGCTGCCGTACTTCACCCGCCGGCTGCGGGAACGGCCTCGGAACATCGTCACCATGGTCCGCTCCTTCGTGAGCGGCTGAAGCCTTTTCCTGTTCCGCGGCCATCCGACCCTGTGGACGAGCGCGCCTTCCGGCGGACGATGGCGATCCTCGAGAAGGCCTATCCCATGCAGGATTGGTCGCGCGGCATGACGGCCTTCGAGGTCCTCGTCTCGACGGTCCTGTCGCAGAGCACGACCGTGGCGAACGAGCGACGCGGCCTGGAGGGGTTGCGGAGGCGGTTCGGCGAAGTCACGCCGGAGCGCCTTGCGGCCGCGCGGGATGACGACATCGCGGAGGCGATCTGGCACGCCGGCCTGGCGCGGCAGAAAGCCCCGCGGATCCGGAGCCTCTCGAAGTCGATCCTGGAGGCGTGGAACGGCCACGTCGAGCGGATCCTCGACCTTCCCACCGATGCGGCCCGGGCCGCCCTGATGGAGTTGCCCGGCGTCGGCCCGAAGACGGCCGACGTCGTGCTGGCGATGGCGGGCGGCCATCCGACGTTCCCGGTGGACACGCACATCGCTCGGATCGCGAGGCGGTGGAATCTCGGGCGATCCGGGGACTACGAATCGATCCGAGCCGCCCTGGAGCGGCGCACGCCCGCGGACAAGCGGAAGCCCTGGCACCTCGCGATCATCGCCCACGGCCGGACCCTCTGCAAAGCACGCAATCCGCGGTGCGATGAATGTCCGGTACGGCGGGACTGCGACTGGTATCGGCGCGTTCGAGGCCCGCGTCGATCGCGCAGGCGGCCGCGCGACAAAAGGTTAAGAGCGCCAAGGAAATAGTGCGGTTCGCGGTGGGCTGTGGCCGTCGCGGACTATATTCAGTTGATGAAACTGCGGATCGATGCGCTCCTGTTGCTCGTGGCCGCCGCCGGATACGTCGCGACGAGCGGTCCGCAGGTGGACCCGTCCCGGTTCGGCCTGCTCATGGCCTCCGGCCTGCTCGCCGCCGCCGGCGCGAGCGCGACGAACCACTACTTGGATCGCGACCTCGACTCCTTGATGCGGCGCACGCAGTCGCGGCCCCTGCCGCAACACCGAATCGACCCGCCGGCGCATGCGCTCGAATTCGGCGTCGGGTTCTTGGCCCTGGGACTCGGGATCGCGGGGTTCGGGATCAACGTCCTCACGGCCGCGATGATCGGCCTCGGCTACGCGATCTACATCGGCGTGTACACGCTCGGCCTGAAGCGGTCTCACGTGAGCAACATCGTAATCGGAGGATTCGCCGGGTCGTGCCCCGCGCTCGCCGGCTCGGCCGCGGCCGCGAACGCAATCAGCCTGCCGGCCGCTCTCATCGCGCTCCTCGTGTTCCTCTGGACCCCCGGCCACTTCTGGGCGCTCGCATACCGGAGCCGAGACGACTACCGCCGCGCCGGAATCCCGATGTTGCCCGCGGTCCGCGACGAGCGCACGTCGGCGTGGGCGATCGGCGCGTCGACGGCAATCTTAGCGGTTGCGAGCATCGCGTTCATGTTCACGAACGCCTTCGACTTCGTGTATCTCGCCGTGGCGGGCGTCGCGGGCGGCGTCCTCGTCGCGCTGACGGCGAGGTTCCTCCGGACCCCGACAGCCCAGACCGCGTGGGCGGGATACAAGTTCTCGGGCGTGTACCTGACCCTCGTCCTGATCGCCATCATGGTGGACGCGATCGTGCGAATTCCGGTGTGAGGCGTCGTTCGGCGCAAGTTCCGACCCTGCCTTTTAATACGAGCCTCACCTAGTATCCTCGAACCCACGAATCGGTGGACGTCATGCCGGCGTTGGCGTTTGTTGATGGCCATCGGTCTCGCGCCCCACGTCGCCGCGGGAACGCTTCGGACTGAGGCGACGGCGATGGGCAGCCCCGTGAAGACGGATCTTGCGGGCCCGCGGATCGACAAGGGCCTGGATGACGTCTACGTGAAGGAGAGCTCGATCTGCTTCGTCGACGGGCAACGGGGTCGCCTCCTGTATCGGGGATACGACATCCGAGACCTCGCGGCCGGCTCCACGTACGAGGAGACGGTCTTCCTCCTCCTCGAAGGCCACCTCCCGAACCGCGAGGAGCTCGAGCGGGCGAAGGCGGAACTCGCGGCGGGCCGCACGCTCCAGCCGTCCGTCGTGCGGCTCCTCCGATCGATGCCGGAGCACGCGAACCCGATGGACGTCCTGCGCACGGCGGTGTCCTACCTGTACAGCTTCGACCCGGACCGCGACGACACGACCCGCGCCGCGAACCTGCGGAAGGCCCGGAGGCTCGTCGCGCAGCTCGGCACGATCGTCGCGGCGTACGAGCGCATGCGAAAGGGGCAGCGAATCCTCCGGCCGAATCCGAAGCTCGGCCACGCGGAGGACTTCCTGCGGATGATGACGGGGAAGAGGCCGGATGCCGCGCGCGCCCGCATCATGGACGTCGCGATGATCCTGTACGCGGACCACGCGATGAACGCCTCCACGTTCGCCGCGACGGTCGCGGCGTCGACGAAGGCGGACCTGTACAGCACGATCGTCGCGGCGCTCTCGGCGCTCAAGGGGCCGCTCCACGGCGGGGCGATCGAGGCCTCCCTCCGCGGGATGGAGACGGCGGGGACGCCGGAGCGGGCGGAAGAGTACGTCCTCACGACCTTGGCGAACCACCAGGTCGTCTACGGCTTCGGCCACCGCGTCTACAAGACGTACGACCCCCGGGCGATCGTCCAGAAAGAGTTCGCGCGGCAGCTCGCCGAGAAGACGGGGGACGACCGGCTGTACCGGGTCGCGACCGCGATCGAGGAGACCGTCGTGCGGGAGATCGGCTCGAAGGGCATCTATCCGAATGTCGACTACTATTCCGGGCTCGTCTTCCAAGGCCTCGGGATCCCGACGGACCTCTTCACCCCGGTCTTCGCGGTCGCGCGGATCGCCGGTTGGACCGCGCAGGTGATGGAGTACTGGGAAGACAACCGCCTCCTGCGGCCGCTCGACTGGTACGTCGGGCCGAAAGACCTCGTCTACACGCCGATCGACGAGCGATCGTGAGGCGACACGGATGCCCGCGGAGCGCCTCGTCCTGCGGCCTCCGGACGGCGGGCACAAGATTCTGATCACGGAGGCGGGGATCCGCGTCCCGGACGACCCGATCGTCCCGCTCATCGAGGGAGACGGCGTCGGCCCCGACGTCGTGCGCGCCGCGCGCAAGGCCGTGGACGCGACCGTCGCGGACGCGTTCGGCGGCCGCCGGCGGATCGTCTGGTACGGCGTGCCGGCGGGGGAGCGGGCGATGTTTCAGTTTGGCGAGATGCTCCCGGAGGCCACGCTCGGCGCGATCCGGGAGTACGTCGTCGCGTTGAAGGGCCCGCTCACGACGCCGGTCGGCGGGGGGTTCCGCTCGCTGAACGTCACCCTCCGGAAGGCGCTCGACCTCTACGCCAACGTGAGGCCGATCTACTGGATCCCCGGGGTGCCGAGTCCCGTGACGCATCCGGAGCGCCTCGACATCATCATCTTCCGCGAAGGGACGGAGGACGTCTACGCGGGGATCGAGTGGGAGAAAGGGTCCGCGGAGGCGGCGCGGATGATCGACATCCTCGAGAAGGAGTTCCGGACGCACGTGCGGCCGGACAGCGGGCTCGGCGTCAAGCCGGTGAGCGAGACGGGATCGAAGCGGCTCATCCGGAAGGCGATCCGGTACGCGATCCAGAGCGGCCGCCGCTCCGTGACGCTCGTCCACAAAGGGAACATCATGAAGTATACCGAGGGCGCGTTCCGCACTTGGGGATACGAGGTCGCGAGGAACGAATTCGGCGAATCGACGATCGCCTGGGACGACGTCGCCAAGTCGTACGGCGGCCAAGCCCCGAAAGGCAAGGTCGTGATCAAGGACGTGATTGCGGACAACATGTTCCAGCAACTCCTGCTGCGGCCGGAGGAGTACGACGTCCTCGCGACGACGAACCTGAACGGGGATTACCTGAGCGACGCGGCCGCGGCCCAGATCGGCGGGCTGGGCGTCGCGCCGGGCGCGAACATCGGGGACGCCCATGCGCTCTTCGAGCCGGTCCACGGCAGCGCGCCGAAGTACGCCGGATTGGACAAGGTCAACCCGACCGCGGAAATCCTCGCGGGCGTCTTGATGCTCGACTACCTCGGATGGCGGGAAGCGGCCGAGCGGCTCCGGGACGCCGTCAAGGCGGTCATCAAGTCGAAGGTCGTCACGTACGACCTCGCGCGTCAGATGCCCGACGCGAAGGAAGTCGGGACGGCCGCCTTCGCCGACGCCGTCGTGGGCGCGATCCGCGGGGCGGGCCGTTGACGGCCCGAGACGATCACGCGTGCGACTCGGAGCTCGAACGGTCCGTGTGCGCCGAGATGACGCGCCAAAGCCTCCCGCACGAACATCGGTCGCTCCATTTCCGGATCGCGGATGCGTCGGGCGGGACGGAGGAGTACACGCCCGCGATCGTCGCGCGACGCGGCTCGCTCCTGTTCCTCGTGGATTCGGTCGACTCCGCCGCGGACCGAAACGCGATTCGTCGTTTCTCGCGGTTCCTCGAGCAGCACTCGCCGGAGCTCGTGCTCGCCGTGGTCACGGCGGACGATGCGGTCGAGCGAATCCCTCCAGACGCGTACGACGAAATCTATGCCGCTTCCGACGTCGCCAAGCTAACGGCGCGAATCCGGTCGCAAGATCCGAAGGGGATCATCCGACCTTTCGACAAGCCGCGTCCGCGAGACTCCGCCATGTGATTCCGCGAGGACGCCGGCCGATACGCGCTCGCGCGACCCGCGGGTTGAAGAAGGAAGGCCGCTTTCCTTCGGGGGAGCATGGTCCTGAGTCCGACCGAGACGTACGTCGCGACCCTCTTCCTCGCCGTCACGCTGTCGATCTTCGGCCGGAAGATGTACTTCCGCCTGCGGTACCTCTTCGCCGCGAAGGCCGTGGAACGGCGGTGGGATCATATTCCCACGCGCATCAAGAACTTCGTCGTCTACGGGATCTTCCAGAGGAAAGTCGCGCGCGAATGGTACGCCGGCGTGCTCCACTCGTTCATCTTCTGGGCGTTTGTCATCCTCGGAGCCAGCGTCGTCGAGATCACGGCGCAGGCCTACGCGCCGGGCTGGCGGGTGCCCACCCCGACGATCGCGGGCTTCTCGTTGAGCGGGCCGCTCTACCTCGCGCAGGAGGTGATCGCCGTCCTCGCGGCGATCGGGGTGGGGATGGCCCTCTACCGACGGTACGTCATCCGCCCGAAGAAACTCATGCACGAGGGGATGCGCGACGCGACGATCGTCCTCTTCTTCATCCTCGGAATCGTGATCTCGCTCCTCCTCTACAACGCGGCCGACATCGCGGCCGGAACGGCCTCCCTGCCGGAGTGGAAACCGATTTCGTCCGCCCTCGCCGCCGTCCCGGGCCTCGTCCTCGACGCGACATGGTGGCGGGCGTTCTGGTGGACCCACGTCCTCCTGCTGTTCTCGTTCCTCGCGTACGTGCCCCACTCGAAACACATGCACATCATCTTCGCGATCGTCAACACGTTCTTCATGGACCTCACCCCGAAGGGGACGTTGAAGAAGGTCGATCTCGAGAAGACCGAGACGTTCGGGGTGGACCGCGTCGAGCAGCTGTCGTGGCGGCAGCTCCTCGATGGCTACGCTTGCACGGAGTGCGGCCGGTGCACGGACGCGTGTCCGGCGAACGCGACGGGCAAGCCGCTCAACCCGATGCGCATCATCACGAACATGCGGGACACGCTGGACGAGCAGGGCGCCGCGATCGTGCGCGGGACGGTCGCCGGCCTCCCGGACATGTTCGAGACCGTCCACTCGACGGAGGGCATCTGGGCGTGCACGACGTGCTACGCATGCGTATACGAGTGCCCCGTGATGAACGAGCACGTGCCGAAGATCATCGAGATGCGGCGGAACCTCGTCCTGACGCGGGGGGAGATGCCTCCCGAGACGATGGAGGCGATGCGGAAGATCGAGCAGAACTACAACCCGTGGGGCATCGGGTGGGATCGGCGCGCGAGCTGGGCGGACGGCCTCGGCGTCAAGACGATGTCGGACGCCCTCGCGTCGGGGGACGCGATCGACGTGCTGTACTGGGTCGGCTGCGCCGCATCGTTCGACGACCGCAATCAGAAGGTCGCGAAGGCGTTCGCGCGCATCCTGCAGAAGGCGGGGGTGCGCTTCGCGATCTTGGGGCCGGAGGAAAAGTGCACCGGCGATCCGGCCCGCCGGCTCGGGAACGAGTATCTCGCGCAGGCGATGATCATGGGGAACGTCGAGACGCTGAACCGGTACGGCGTAACGAGGATCGTCGCGACGTGCCCGCACTGCTTCAACACGTTGAAGAACGAATACCCGGACTTCGGAGGGAAGTACGAGGTCGTCCACCATTCGCAGTTCCTCCGGGACCTCATCGACGCCGGTCGCCTCGCGCCGACGAGGGACGTCTTGCAGTTCCTGACGTATCACGATCCGTGCTACCTCGGACGGTACAACGGCCTCTTCGAGGAACCGCGCGAAGTCCTGTACCGGATCCCGGGGGTCCGGGTCGTCGAGATGAGCCGATCCCGCGAACACGGATTCTGCTGCGGGGCCGGCGGCGCCCGGATGTGGATGGAGGAACGCACGGGCGAGAAGGTAAATCACCGCCGCCTGAGCCACGTCGAGGAGACGCAGGCGAACGCCGTCGCGACCGCTTGTCCCTATTGCCTGATCATGCTCGACGACGCGGCAAAGACGAGGAACCGGGAAGACATCCGGCGGTTCGACATCGCGGAGCTCCTCGAACGCTCGCTCTAGGGGTGTGGCCGAAGGCCTATTAGGCGGGGACGCCATGTATTAGCCGCAAGCATCCCTCCACAACGCCGCCCGGGCTTGTGGGCGTGCAAACGTCGCCGGGCGGCCTACTTTTTCTCGGTAGCTCCGCGTACGGATGCTCGCGGGACCCGAAAGCTGAAAGGTTTTTCTATCGCGGCCGACAGTGGGGTGCTGGAGGGGACCAGACTATGCTCTTTCCCGCATTCACGGACGCCGCGGCGCTCCTCGGCCGTATTGCCCTCGCCGCCCTTTTCCTGACCCATGGGTGGCCCAAGATCAAGGACATCCGAAAGCCGATCGGGTTCGTCAAGGGAACCGGGTGGCCCGGAGGCGCGATGTTCGCAATCCTGTTCACCCTCCTAGAATTCTTCGGAGCGATCGCGCTGATCCTTGGCTTCCTGACCCAGATCGTGGCCGTCCTCCTCGTCCTCGAGATGGTTGCAACAACGATCTTCCAGAGGACGAAGCTGAAGGGCAAGTTTAGGGGCGGCTACGAACTCGACGTCGCGTACGCCGCCTTCGCCCTGGTCCTCGCGCTCATGGGCCCGGGTGCGTGGTCCCTCGACCGGATCCTCGGCTTCGCCTAGAGCTCGCTGATCCGCTTCGCGAGATCGAAGTCGAGGCTCGTCAGGCCGTCCTTGTCGTGCGTGGTCAGCGCGAGCCGGACCGTGGCCCAGGAATTGTAGATGTCCGGGTGGTGGTCCATCGATTCCGCGAGCGTTCCGACCTTGTTGATGAATGCGAGCGCCTCTGGGAAATCCCGAAACGTCCAGGTGCGCGCGATCGTCTTCCCCTCGCGAGACCATCCGGGCGTCTCCCGGAGGCGGGCGGCGATGTCCTGCTCCGAGAGGAGAGAGCGGCGGGCCATCGCGGCGGGAAAGACCATCGGGGGCAAAAGGATGATGCTCGCTGGTGCGTGGGACCTCAACCCATCAGGTGCGGGCATTTTGAAAGACCTTTCAAACCGAACCGACGAGGCCTTTCGGCGGGCCTACCGTACGATCACGATCGGCGTCTGCGCGACAATGTCGAATCCCCAGGCGATGTCGAGGCCGATGTGAAGAGCATAGCTGTAATATGAATACGTCCCGCGATAGCTCGAGGCGACGTCCGCAGGGATCGGGATTTCGAACGTGAATGGCACGCCGACCCGGATCCGGTCCATCGGCACGGCCACCTCCGTCTGGTACGTCTCCGTCGTCGCCTCCTGACCGTCCGCCCGAGCCCACTCGCCGCCGATGAGCCGTGTGTACACCCGCCGGATGCGGGCGTTCCCCGTTCGGTTGAGCGTGATGCGGCAGCCGATCAGCTCGCGCGCGAAGAACCGGTCGCCGTCTAGCTCGACGTAGACCTCCGGGCCCTCGCCGCCCGAACGGAACCGCACAGGTTGCGCGAACGTGCGCACGCTCGGGCGGTCGTAGAACACGAAGATCTCGGTGCTCCAGACCGTGTCGACCCAGAGCGGCACGTCGAGGCGCGCCGTGAGGATGTACTTCACGTTCGCGTGGCGCCCCGCGTACGACGGGAGGGCGTGGAGCGGGATCTGGAACCGGAAGGGGAAGCGGTAGGTCCCGGCGGGAAGCGGACCTTCTCCGCGGAGCGGGAGACGCCACTGCACGACCGTCGCGATGGAGCGGTACGTATGCGATTCCTTCCCCGAGCCACGCGTGATGACCGTCTCCTCCGTCCCCGTGAAGTCGACGTAAAGGCCGCGGGCGGAGACCTCGCGGGTCGTGTCGATGACGACCGTCCCTTCGATGACGTCGCCCGTGTAGTACGCGACGCGCGGGAGTTCCACGGCGATCTCGCGCGGCATCGCTCACCCCTCGACGGCCGTGCCGCTCACCGCACCAGGAACCGCGTCCCGCAGTACTGGCACGTCGCGATCCCGAATCGGTCCACGTTCGTCGGAGGCCCGCCGCAGTTCGGGCAGCTGAGCGCGATGGGGCCTTGCTGGCCCGCCGGGACCATCGGCTGCTGAATCGGCGGCGGAGGCGGGATGCTGCGTCGTCCCTGTCCCGAAAGGACCGCCAAGATGATGACCAGGAAGACGAACAGGAACGGGATGCAAAACATAAACGGCAAGAAGCTGGGGAGGAACGTCCCCGTCATGACAATCGAGACCATGGCGACCGCAGCGATTACGACGAACACGACGACTGCGATGAGCTGCGGCGTCGTGCTCCGGCGCGGCGCGACCGGGTACCAGCTCTGCGACGGGGGCGGCGGCGATGGGGGCGGGCCCACGGTTCCGGATGGGCGAGTTCCTTAGATGAACGCTACGGAGGCGTGCCTTCACGCCCGCAGTTCCTTGATCGTCGCGGGCAACAGCTTCAGGACGTCCGCCACGAATCCGAGATGCGCGACCTCGAAGATCGGCGCGGTCGGGTCCGTGTTAATCGCGATGATCAGGCCGGCGTCCTTCATGCCCGCCACGTGCTGCATCGCGCCGCTGATGCCGCACGCCACGTAGAGCTTCGGCCGGACCGTCTTGCCGCTCTGCCCGACCTGGCGGGTCTTCGGGAGCCAGTCCATATCCGTGAGCGGTCGAGACGCGCCCACGACGCCGCCGACGGCCTTCGCGAACTCCTCGATGACGGGAAGGTTCTCCTTCTTCTGGATTCCACGGCCGGCGGATACGATGACGTCCGCCGCGGCGAGGTCGATGTCCTGGACCGTCGGCCGCTCGATCCGCTCGAACCGGGTCCG comes from Thermoplasmata archaeon and encodes:
- a CDS encoding proline dehydrogenase family protein, with the translated sequence MGLLTRFASQWVAGETLDDALRVAKDANRRGIDALVNHLGEHYHDKASVEATTREYLRLVSAMRVQGIRGHLSLKPTQFGVLIDRSYALAQMAPVLDAMKADGRVLWLDMEGSNTTDDTIWIGENLRTWYDRVGICVQANLRRTPGDLNWLLDRGIRVRLVKGAYKENPDVAFPTRTEIDRAYLALLETLFERGRDFEVASHDGRMVDRALELARDRPTPFEFAMLQGVRDPLKDELVKQGHRVAEYIPYGPNWLPYFTRRLRERPRNIVTMVRSFVSG
- the nth gene encoding endonuclease III, with amino-acid sequence MDERAFRRTMAILEKAYPMQDWSRGMTAFEVLVSTVLSQSTTVANERRGLEGLRRRFGEVTPERLAAARDDDIAEAIWHAGLARQKAPRIRSLSKSILEAWNGHVERILDLPTDAARAALMELPGVGPKTADVVLAMAGGHPTFPVDTHIARIARRWNLGRSGDYESIRAALERRTPADKRKPWHLAIIAHGRTLCKARNPRCDECPVRRDCDWYRRVRGPRRSRRRPRDKRLRAPRK
- the cyoE gene encoding heme o synthase — translated: MAVADYIQLMKLRIDALLLLVAAAGYVATSGPQVDPSRFGLLMASGLLAAAGASATNHYLDRDLDSLMRRTQSRPLPQHRIDPPAHALEFGVGFLALGLGIAGFGINVLTAAMIGLGYAIYIGVYTLGLKRSHVSNIVIGGFAGSCPALAGSAAAANAISLPAALIALLVFLWTPGHFWALAYRSRDDYRRAGIPMLPAVRDERTSAWAIGASTAILAVASIAFMFTNAFDFVYLAVAGVAGGVLVALTARFLRTPTAQTAWAGYKFSGVYLTLVLIAIMVDAIVRIPV
- a CDS encoding citrate synthase/methylcitrate synthase; amino-acid sequence: MAIGLAPHVAAGTLRTEATAMGSPVKTDLAGPRIDKGLDDVYVKESSICFVDGQRGRLLYRGYDIRDLAAGSTYEETVFLLLEGHLPNREELERAKAELAAGRTLQPSVVRLLRSMPEHANPMDVLRTAVSYLYSFDPDRDDTTRAANLRKARRLVAQLGTIVAAYERMRKGQRILRPNPKLGHAEDFLRMMTGKRPDAARARIMDVAMILYADHAMNASTFAATVAASTKADLYSTIVAALSALKGPLHGGAIEASLRGMETAGTPERAEEYVLTTLANHQVVYGFGHRVYKTYDPRAIVQKEFARQLAEKTGDDRLYRVATAIEETVVREIGSKGIYPNVDYYSGLVFQGLGIPTDLFTPVFAVARIAGWTAQVMEYWEDNRLLRPLDWYVGPKDLVYTPIDERS
- the icd gene encoding isocitrate dehydrogenase (NADP(+)), translated to MPAERLVLRPPDGGHKILITEAGIRVPDDPIVPLIEGDGVGPDVVRAARKAVDATVADAFGGRRRIVWYGVPAGERAMFQFGEMLPEATLGAIREYVVALKGPLTTPVGGGFRSLNVTLRKALDLYANVRPIYWIPGVPSPVTHPERLDIIIFREGTEDVYAGIEWEKGSAEAARMIDILEKEFRTHVRPDSGLGVKPVSETGSKRLIRKAIRYAIQSGRRSVTLVHKGNIMKYTEGAFRTWGYEVARNEFGESTIAWDDVAKSYGGQAPKGKVVIKDVIADNMFQQLLLRPEEYDVLATTNLNGDYLSDAAAAQIGGLGVAPGANIGDAHALFEPVHGSAPKYAGLDKVNPTAEILAGVLMLDYLGWREAAERLRDAVKAVIKSKVVTYDLARQMPDAKEVGTAAFADAVVGAIRGAGR
- a CDS encoding (Fe-S)-binding protein codes for the protein MVLSPTETYVATLFLAVTLSIFGRKMYFRLRYLFAAKAVERRWDHIPTRIKNFVVYGIFQRKVAREWYAGVLHSFIFWAFVILGASVVEITAQAYAPGWRVPTPTIAGFSLSGPLYLAQEVIAVLAAIGVGMALYRRYVIRPKKLMHEGMRDATIVLFFILGIVISLLLYNAADIAAGTASLPEWKPISSALAAVPGLVLDATWWRAFWWTHVLLLFSFLAYVPHSKHMHIIFAIVNTFFMDLTPKGTLKKVDLEKTETFGVDRVEQLSWRQLLDGYACTECGRCTDACPANATGKPLNPMRIITNMRDTLDEQGAAIVRGTVAGLPDMFETVHSTEGIWACTTCYACVYECPVMNEHVPKIIEMRRNLVLTRGEMPPETMEAMRKIEQNYNPWGIGWDRRASWADGLGVKTMSDALASGDAIDVLYWVGCAASFDDRNQKVAKAFARILQKAGVRFAILGPEEKCTGDPARRLGNEYLAQAMIMGNVETLNRYGVTRIVATCPHCFNTLKNEYPDFGGKYEVVHHSQFLRDLIDAGRLAPTRDVLQFLTYHDPCYLGRYNGLFEEPREVLYRIPGVRVVEMSRSREHGFCCGAGGARMWMEERTGEKVNHRRLSHVEETQANAVATACPYCLIMLDDAAKTRNREDIRRFDIAELLERSL
- a CDS encoding DoxX family protein, whose translation is MLFPAFTDAAALLGRIALAALFLTHGWPKIKDIRKPIGFVKGTGWPGGAMFAILFTLLEFFGAIALILGFLTQIVAVLLVLEMVATTIFQRTKLKGKFRGGYELDVAYAAFALVLALMGPGAWSLDRILGFA
- a CDS encoding 4a-hydroxytetrahydrobiopterin dehydratase, whose product is MARRSLLSEQDIAARLRETPGWSREGKTIARTWTFRDFPEALAFINKVGTLAESMDHHPDIYNSWATVRLALTTHDKDGLTSLDFDLAKRISEL